TTTGATTGGACAGTGGAAGGATTAGAAAACATGGCTTTAGAATGTGGTTCCGAACACACAGAAGGATATTTTAAAAATCTGGTAGAAACTTACAAAGACACGTCATTAATTCATTACGCGTTTGAGTATAACGGCGAGAGTCAAAACCCAACCGCTTGGGGCATTTCACTATTACCCAATTTAATGGGTTATTCGTCTTTAGATGAATTCCAAAACGACTTCAATGTTTGCGCAGTGGGAGGCCTTTATCCAACAAGAATGAATGGAGATTGGCTTTTATTCGAAAGTTCATGCGGATCAGGATATTCGGATGATTCGGGGCTTCCTATCGGATGTGACGAAGTTAAAAAGGTTGTTGAACCAACAATCGAGTTCAATTAAAATTTAAAATTTCCCTTGTCTCCTTCTTCCCCCAACATCGTCCTCCTCTTCGGCGACGACCCGTTCCGCATCAAGGAAAAACTCGATGCGTGGAAAATCGCGTTTGTCCAAAAATACGGAGGCGACATCAATCTCGACGAGCTCGACGGCGAAACCCCGATCGACAATATTTTGCGTGCCACCGAAGCCATGCCGTTTTTAGGAGAAAGACGCCTCGTGATTGTCAAAAATCTTTTTCAAGGCCAGGACAAAGACGCGCTCAAAAAATTCGCGGAAAACATTGAAAAAACTCCGGAAACCTGCACCCTGATTTTAGTGGAAGAAAAAGCTCCGGACGAACGCACCACGCTCTTTAAAAAACTTCAAAAAATCGCACGATTGGAAGATTGCAAACCTCTCACCGGCGCTTTGCTCACCGAATGGATTCAAAAAAAAGCCCTCGAACACGGAGGTCACATCGACGCCCCAAATGCCTTATACCTCAGCCAAATCACCGAAGGCGACATGTTCACGCTCGACAATGAAATTCAAAAACTCGCCTCCTATTGTAGCCCCAATCCCATCACGCGTGCCGCGATCGACGAACTCGTGCAAGGCAGTCTGTCCCCTTCCATTTTTCGCCTCACCGATTCTCTAGGCCAAAAACGCGCCAAAGACGCGATCGAAACGTTTCATCAACTCGTAAAAAGGGGAGAAGAAATTCCAGGAATTTTTGGCATGCTGGTGAGACAAATTCGCCTCATCCTTCAAATTCTCGACGCCCAAAAAACCACCAAATCCGCGTCCGGCATTGCCGCCAAGCTCAAACAAAACCCCTACGCAGTTTCGCAAATTTTACCCGCGTGCCGCAACTTCAACGAAGCCGAACTCAAAACGATTTACGGAAAACTCCTCAAAATCGACCGCGACCTCAAAACCGGCGAAATCCGCTGGTCCACCACCGACCAAACCGAATATTTGCTGGCCATTGAACAGTTTATTATTGAAGTGTGCCAGTCACGAAGCGCAGCGGAGTGACTTTTCCCTTTCCTCTCCGTATTTCAACCACTTCTCAAACGCACTACTTACTTACTTTTTTTCTCCGGCCTACAATCAACACGGATATCAACCGTAGCACCTTCATCATCATCAGTTGGATTGGGTTTATCAGTCTTAGGCATCACTGAAGTAACGCATAAATGCGAGCCTCCTACTTCATTTCCACCCGAATTATTCACCGCCGCGTCTAAAACACATTCAACTTTATTTGATGGAACATGCAAAAATTGAATCACATTTTGCTCAGGTTCAACCGCAGTTGCTGCCGGCATAACAATAACAAACTGTCCGCAATTTGCGTCCACACGCGTCTTTACTGCATCGACCTGTAATTCACCTCTAGCTGAAGCAATAGGATATGCCCCTGCAATATCCGACACATCCAAATTTCTATGAGCACAGGCACCGGATGCGGCTGTAACTGTAGCGGCCAATAAAAGCGATCGTGGTATATTCAATAAAGACATAAAATAAAAATTTATAAATAATAGGAAAAATCATATCACTTAAAAATATTTTGTCAAGAAAAAGGACCGAAAATAAATTTACCCCTGTTCAATTCGTCAAAAAATTATAACGTAGGTTTTCTCCCCCACCACTCCATCGACTTCTCATATGCATCCCCCACTCTGAGCACGCGCCCTTCCTCAAACTGCGGGCCCATAATTTGCAATCCCACCGGCAACCCGGCTTTGGTGAATCCACACGGCACCGACAACCCGGGAATCCCGGCGGTTGAACCAGGAATCGTCAACGCATCCGCCATATACATAGCCAACGGATCGTCCAATTTTTCGCCAACTTTAAACGCAGGATAAGGAGAAGTCGGAGCACAAAGTACATCCACCTTTTCAAACGCTTCATTGAATTCTTGAATGATTTTAGTGCGCACTTTTTGTGCTTTGCGATAATACGCATCGTAATATCCCGCGGACAAAACGTACGTCCCGATCATAATACGACGTTTGATTTCATCCTGAAAACCTTCGCCCCGTTTATGGTAATAATAATCAATCAAAGAGTCTCCTTCGACGTTGGGTTTTGAACCAAATCGAATCCCATCAAATCGCGCCAAATTCGCCGAAAGCTCAGCCGGCATTAAAATATAATACAGCGCAATCGCATACTGGGTCATGGGCAAACTGATTTCCATGATTTTTGCCCCTTGTTTTTCCAAATGACGAATCGCTTCCCACACCAAATCTTTAACCTCAGTTTGTACTCCTTCGGCAAAATATTCCTTAGGCACTCCAATTTTAAGGCCTTTCACATCTCCGGTTAAAAGCGACACATAATCCGGCGCCAAAATCGATGGCATGGTCGTATCTCGAGGATCCGATTTTGCCAACGCTTGCAACACGAATGCCAAATCTTCCACTCGTTTTCCAAACGGCCCCACCGTATCCCACGACGACGCCATGGCCGTAACTCCAAACCGAGACACACGCCCATAAGTCACCTTAAGCGCAGGCACGGAACACAAAGCCCCGGGCTGACGAATCGAGCCTCCGGTATCGGTCCCGAGCGCATACGTACACAAATCCGCAGACACGGCCGCAGCCGACCCTCCGGACGATCCGCCTGCCACCCGTTCAAGATCCCACGGATTGTGCGTGGGCCCAAAACAAGAATGTTCGGTGGAAGAACCGCACGCGTACTCGTCGAGATTGGTTTTTCCCACCATCACCATCCCCTCTTTTCGCAACAACTCCACGGCTGTCGCATCGTACGGCGGCACAAACGTTTTCTGTCCCGGAGACGCACACGTGGTCAAAACCCCTTTGGTATTGAACAAATCTTTGATCGCGCAGGGCAACCCCTCGAGCAATCCGATTTTTTCTTTTTTCGCAATTTTTTGATCGGTGCGCGCGGCCGATGCCAACGCCTCTTCTTCGGTCACGGTAATAAACGCATTCAATTGAGGATTGTATTTTTTAATCCGTTCCAAACACGACTCTGCCAATTCTTTTGCGGAAAATTTTTGCGCCACAAGCCCATCATGCGCTTCGCGAATCGTTAATGCTGCCAGACACGAAGCGGAGCGAAGTGTCCTAGCATTTTCGTCCCCATGAAATTTTGAAGATATTTTTTGCATAAAAGTTACATAACGGGTTTCACCCGAATTTGATTTTCCTGCACCGGCAACGGCGTGCACTTCAACAACTCCTCCGGATCACAAAAACGCGCCACTTTATCCTCGCGCAACACGTTTTTCAAACCCGTGACCTGAGCGGTGGGCTCCACATTCTCGGTATCCACTTCATTCAAAATATCGATGTACTCAAAAACGCTCGACAACTGTTTGGAAAACTTTTCCACTTCCGCCTCAGTGAGATGCAATCGCGCCAACTTGGCTACATGCCGCACGGTCTGATCCGTAATTTTTACCATAAAAAAGATTTTTTAACTTCATTTACAATATAGGAAAAAGCCCCTATTCCACAATTAAATTTTTAATAATCTTAATCA
This region of Candidatus Gracilibacteria bacterium genomic DNA includes:
- the gatA gene encoding Asp-tRNA(Asn)/Glu-tRNA(Gln) amidotransferase subunit GatA — translated: MQKISSKFHGDENARTLRSASCLAALTIREAHDGLVAQKFSAKELAESCLERIKKYNPQLNAFITVTEEEALASAARTDQKIAKKEKIGLLEGLPCAIKDLFNTKGVLTTCASPGQKTFVPPYDATAVELLRKEGMVMVGKTNLDEYACGSSTEHSCFGPTHNPWDLERVAGGSSGGSAAAVSADLCTYALGTDTGGSIRQPGALCSVPALKVTYGRVSRFGVTAMASSWDTVGPFGKRVEDLAFVLQALAKSDPRDTTMPSILAPDYVSLLTGDVKGLKIGVPKEYFAEGVQTEVKDLVWEAIRHLEKQGAKIMEISLPMTQYAIALYYILMPAELSANLARFDGIRFGSKPNVEGDSLIDYYYHKRGEGFQDEIKRRIMIGTYVLSAGYYDAYYRKAQKVRTKIIQEFNEAFEKVDVLCAPTSPYPAFKVGEKLDDPLAMYMADALTIPGSTAGIPGLSVPCGFTKAGLPVGLQIMGPQFEEGRVLRVGDAYEKSMEWWGRKPTL
- the gatC gene encoding Asp-tRNA(Asn)/Glu-tRNA(Gln) amidotransferase subunit GatC is translated as MVKITDQTVRHVAKLARLHLTEAEVEKFSKQLSSVFEYIDILNEVDTENVEPTAQVTGLKNVLREDKVARFCDPEELLKCTPLPVQENQIRVKPVM
- the holA gene encoding DNA polymerase III subunit delta, with translation MSPSSPNIVLLFGDDPFRIKEKLDAWKIAFVQKYGGDINLDELDGETPIDNILRATEAMPFLGERRLVIVKNLFQGQDKDALKKFAENIEKTPETCTLILVEEKAPDERTTLFKKLQKIARLEDCKPLTGALLTEWIQKKALEHGGHIDAPNALYLSQITEGDMFTLDNEIQKLASYCSPNPITRAAIDELVQGSLSPSIFRLTDSLGQKRAKDAIETFHQLVKRGEEIPGIFGMLVRQIRLILQILDAQKTTKSASGIAAKLKQNPYAVSQILPACRNFNEAELKTIYGKLLKIDRDLKTGEIRWSTTDQTEYLLAIEQFIIEVCQSRSAAEGLFPFLSVFQPLLKRTTYLLFFSGLQSTRISTVAPSSSSVGLGLSVLGITEVTHKCEPPTSFPPELFTAASKTHSTLFDGTCKNGITFCSGSTAVAAGITITNCPQFASTRVFTASTCNSPLAEAIGYAPAISDTSKFLGAQAPDAAVTVAANKSDRGIFNKDIK